A genomic segment from Equus przewalskii isolate Varuska chromosome X, EquPr2, whole genome shotgun sequence encodes:
- the CITED1 gene encoding cbp/p300-interacting transactivator 1 isoform X2 has product MEPSARQLQLAASPPTSLSNFCQGSEMPTMSRPALDVKGGTSPVKEDANQEMSSLAYSNLGVKDRKAVAILHYPGVASNGTKASGAPTSSSGSPSPIGSPTATPPTKPPPFNLHPAPHLLASMQLQKLNSQYHGMAAATPGQPGEAGPLQNWGFGAQVGGAGSLSPSTGAQSPAIIDSDPVDEEVLMSLVVELGLDRANELPELWLGQNEFDFTADFPSGC; this is encoded by the exons ATGGAGCCATCCG CGCGACAGCTCCAGCTGGCAGCATCACCTCCCACCAGTTTATCCAACTTCTGCCAAGGCTCTGAAATGCCAACTATGTCAAGGCCTGCACTCGATGTCAAGGGTGGCACCTCACCTGTGAAGGAG gATGCCAACCAAGAGATGAGCTCTCTGGCCTACTCTAACCTGGGGGTGAAAGATCGCAAAGCAGTGGCCATCCTGCACTACCCCGGGGTAGCCTCGAATGGAACCAAGGCCAGTGGGGCTCCCACTAGTTCCTCGGGATCTCCATCTCCAATAGGCTCTCCTACTGCCACCCCTCCCACTAAACCCCCACCCTTCAACCTGCACCCCGCCCCTCACCTGCTGGCCAGTATGCAGCTGCAGAAGCTTAACAGCCAGTATCATGGGATGGCCGCCGCCACTCCAGGCCAACCCGGGGAGGCAGGGCCACTGCaaaactggggctttggggctcAGGTGGGAGGGGCGGGGTCACTCTCTCCTTCTACCGGTGCCCAGAGCCCTGCTATCATCGATTCAGACCCGGTGGATGAGGAGGTGCTGATGTCGCTGGTGGTAGAGCTGGGACTGGACCGAGCCAATGAGCTTCCGGAGCTGTGGCTGGGGCAGAATGAGTTTGACTTCACTGCGGACTTTCCATCTGGCTGCTGA
- the CITED1 gene encoding cbp/p300-interacting transactivator 1 isoform X3 gives MPTMSRPALDVKGGTSPVKEDANQEMSSLAYSNLGVKDRKAVAILHYPGVASNGTKASGAPTSSSGSPSPIGSPTATPPTKPPPFNLHPAPHLLASMQLQKLNSQYHGMAAATPGQPGEAGPLQNWGFGAQVGGAGSLSPSTGAQSPAIIDSDPVDEEVLMSLVVELGLDRANELPELWLGQNEFDFTADFPSGC, from the exons ATGCCAACTATGTCAAGGCCTGCACTCGATGTCAAGGGTGGCACCTCACCTGTGAAGGAG gATGCCAACCAAGAGATGAGCTCTCTGGCCTACTCTAACCTGGGGGTGAAAGATCGCAAAGCAGTGGCCATCCTGCACTACCCCGGGGTAGCCTCGAATGGAACCAAGGCCAGTGGGGCTCCCACTAGTTCCTCGGGATCTCCATCTCCAATAGGCTCTCCTACTGCCACCCCTCCCACTAAACCCCCACCCTTCAACCTGCACCCCGCCCCTCACCTGCTGGCCAGTATGCAGCTGCAGAAGCTTAACAGCCAGTATCATGGGATGGCCGCCGCCACTCCAGGCCAACCCGGGGAGGCAGGGCCACTGCaaaactggggctttggggctcAGGTGGGAGGGGCGGGGTCACTCTCTCCTTCTACCGGTGCCCAGAGCCCTGCTATCATCGATTCAGACCCGGTGGATGAGGAGGTGCTGATGTCGCTGGTGGTAGAGCTGGGACTGGACCGAGCCAATGAGCTTCCGGAGCTGTGGCTGGGGCAGAATGAGTTTGACTTCACTGCGGACTTTCCATCTGGCTGCTGA